A window from Peptococcus niger encodes these proteins:
- a CDS encoding glycosyltransferase family 2 protein: METLKKLIIIPAYNERHNLASVIIDIQRYAPTFDYVVINDCSTDDTRSLCETEGYRTVHLVKNLGIGGAVQTGYFFAKKYNYDIAVQFDGDGQHDARYLTKMAEKMIEEQADVVIGSRFIEKEGFQSTRLRQAGIHFLSGLIACIHKRKIFDVTSGLRMVNRRVIDDFCVYYPSDYPEPETLASLIRHHYRIIEVPVTMRTRQEGRSSITPVRSLYYMLKVSLAILIDAMKPKG, encoded by the coding sequence GGAAACGCTAAAGAAATTGATTATCATCCCTGCTTACAACGAAAGGCATAATCTGGCATCGGTTATTATAGATATCCAACGTTATGCGCCGACTTTTGATTATGTTGTTATCAATGACTGTTCCACAGATGATACCCGTTCTCTCTGTGAGACCGAAGGATATCGTACAGTACATTTGGTAAAAAACTTAGGTATAGGTGGCGCTGTACAGACAGGCTACTTTTTCGCTAAAAAATACAATTATGATATTGCCGTGCAATTTGACGGGGATGGCCAGCATGATGCACGTTATCTGACGAAAATGGCGGAAAAAATGATTGAAGAACAAGCCGATGTTGTTATTGGTTCGCGTTTTATTGAGAAAGAAGGTTTTCAGTCGACGCGGCTGCGGCAAGCGGGTATTCATTTTTTATCCGGCTTGATTGCTTGTATACACAAACGTAAAATTTTTGATGTCACGTCCGGCTTACGAATGGTGAATCGACGTGTGATCGATGATTTTTGTGTTTATTATCCGAGTGATTATCCGGAGCCGGAAACGTTGGCTTCACTAATCCGACACCACTATCGCATTATTGAAGTGCCTGTCACCATGAGGACTCGGCAAGAAGGTCGTTCGTCAATCACGCCAGTACGATCTCTTTATTATATGCTGAAAGTCTCATTGGCAATTTTAATTGATGCGATGAAGCCTAAAGGCTAG
- a CDS encoding DUF2304 domain-containing protein codes for MELQLRLIIILVCVITLVFFGEAVRRGKIMLHITFPWLFCLVITGVLAIFPPLIDQVARVLGVINSMNALFFCAFIFLSIVVFFSYATMSKLRQETVRLIQETALLEYELRRRTSEEALRDDTKI; via the coding sequence ATGGAATTGCAATTACGGTTAATCATCATTTTAGTTTGTGTGATTACGTTGGTGTTTTTCGGTGAAGCGGTGCGACGGGGGAAAATTATGCTGCATATTACTTTCCCTTGGCTATTTTGCTTGGTTATTACCGGGGTGTTGGCAATCTTTCCGCCATTAATTGATCAAGTGGCGAGAGTGCTTGGTGTTATTAATTCGATGAATGCCCTGTTTTTTTGCGCGTTTATTTTTTTGAGTATTGTGGTATTTTTCAGCTATGCAACGATGAGCAAATTGCGGCAAGAAACCGTCCGTTTGATTCAAGAAACAGCGCTCTTAGAATATGAATTGCGCCGCCGAACATCAGAGGAGGCATTGCGTGATGACACAAAAATTTAG